The Primulina tabacum isolate GXHZ01 chromosome 7, ASM2559414v2, whole genome shotgun sequence genome includes a window with the following:
- the LOC142552286 gene encoding U-box domain-containing protein 35-like isoform X1 codes for MWPPPVNHGERMPPMPRLFAVAIDRDKSSQIALKWAVENLLVKGQTVILIHVKLKQSVPGLPAPPSFPAPWPNQISDASDEIGDDIQLRELLVPFHVFCMRKDIQCFDVVLDDTDVARAIIEFVKQSTIDVLVLGAGKGSIFRFKAKDIPGNVLKGVPDFCTVYVIHKGKISSTRAASRPAPSVLNPLRNKLIQAHRKSNASEPPVPSNSDSRSSFSGHSRPGSGPPTHSKQNEANFIKSPFAHRKAPTGKAYELSPPETDISFVSSARQSVEMFPSYYEAPEGGPTPPRLSGLSDIDNSGFNSWQIGRKSVDITTPPELFLDSTENDKAIAVQTMEEVEAEMRRLKQELKQTMDMYSTACKEALSAKEKAKELQRWKIEEQKRLEEARLSEEAALALAKKEKDKSKATFEHAEASRRIAELEAQKRINAEMKAIKESEDKSRVLSLLTQSDSMYRKYTIEEIEVATEYFAQSRKIGEGGYGPVYKCYLDHTPAAVKVLRPDATHGRSQFQQEVEILSCIRHPHMVLLLGACPEYGCLVYEYMSNGSLEDRLLRRGNTPPLSWQHRFRIAAEIGTGLLFLHQTKPEPLVHRDLKPANILLDRNYVSKISDVGLARLVPPSTADSVTQYRMTSTAGTFCYIDPEYQQTGMLGVKSDIYSLGIIFLQILTGKSPMGLTHHVERAIERGTFPEMLDPSVPDLPVEEALSLAKLALKCSELRRKDRPDLGNVVLPQLNKLRELAEDSMANSAPCSANPSPSHSQVSMSKEDLSYPPSTQSSMGS; via the exons ATGTGGCCTCCACCAGTTAATCATGGAGAAAGGATGCCTCCGATGCCGAGGTTATTTGCTGTGGCTATAGACAGGGATAAAAGCAGTCAAATTGCCCTCAAATGGGCTGTTGAAAACCTTCTTGTTAAAGGCCAGACTGTGATTTTGATTCATGTTAAGCTGAAACAATCTGTTCCTGGATTGCCTGCACCGCCTTCTTTTCCTGCCCCAT GGCCTAACCAGATTTCTGATGCCAGTGATGAAATTGGAGATGATATACAGTTAAGGGAACTGTTAGTTCCTTTCCACGTCTTTTGTATGCGCAAAGAT ATACAATGCTTTGACGTGGTTCTAGATGACACCGATGTGGCTAGAGCAATCATCGAATTCGTGAAGCAATCAACGATTGATGTGTTGGTTCTCGGTGCTGGGAAAGGCAGCATCTTCAG ATTTAAAGCAAAAGACATTCCGGGAAATGTACTGAAAGGGGTACCAGATTTTTGTACCGTATATGTCATTCACAAGGGGAAGATTTCATCCACACGAGCTGCTTCCCGTCCTGCTCCGTCCGTCCTCAACCCATTACGGAACAAACTAATTCAAGCCCATAGAAAATCAAATGCATCAGAGCCACCAGTGCCATCCAACAGTGATTCACGGA GTTCCTTTTCAGGACACTCTAGGCCAGGATCTGGACCTCCAACACATTCCAAGCAAAACGAGGCAAACTTTATCAA GTCACCATTCGCTCATCGAAAGGCCCCCACTGGAAAAGCATATGAACTATCTCCACCAGAAACTGACATATCCTTTGTCAGTTCTGCAAGGCAGAGTGTTGAGATGTTCCCTTCATATTATGAGGCTCCGGAAGGTGGTCCTACTCCTCCTCGGCTTTCGGGATTATCGGATATAGATAACTCAGGGTTCAATTCATGGCAAATTGGACGAAAGTCGGTGGACATAACAACCCCACcagaattattccttgactCAACTGAAAATGATAAAGCAATCGCAGTACAAACAATG GAGGAAGTTGAAGCTGAAATGAGAAGGTTAAAGCAGGAACTCAAGCAAACGATGGATATGTACAGTACTGCATGCAAGGAAGCACTCTCAGCGAAAGAGAAG GCAAAGGAGCTTCAGCGTTGGAAAATCGAAGAGCAGAAAAGATTAGAAGAGGCGCGATTATCAGAAGAGGCAGCATTGGCTCTTGCAAAAAAAGAGAAGGACAAGTCTAAGGCAACCTTTGAGCATGCTGAAGCATCTCGAAGGATAGCTGAGCTGGAAGCTCAGAAGAGGATCAATGCAGAAATGAAGGCCATAAAAGAATCAGAAGATAAGTCTCGGGTACTTAGCCTTCTGACTCAGTCAGATTCCATGTACAGAAAATACACGATCGAAGAGATTGAAGTTGCTACAGAATATTTCGCACAATCTAGAAAGATCGGAGAAGGAGGGTATGGGCCAGTATACAAGTGTTATTTAGACCACACGCCTGCTGCAGTGAAGGTTCTTCGACCCGATGCTACTCATGGAAGATCACAATTTCAACAAGAG GTTGAAATTTTAAGCTGCATAAGACACCCCCACATGGTCCTACTTCTAGGAGCCTGTCCAGAATATGGTTGCTTAGTTTATGAGTACATGTCCAATGGAAGCTTAGAAGATCGTTTGTTGAGGCGTGGTAACACTCCTCCGCTATCTTGGCAGCATAGGTTTCGAATAGCTGCTGAAATTGGTACCGGCTTGCTCTTCCTCCATCAGACGAAACCAGAGCCACTGGTACATCGTGATCTCAAACCTGCCAATATTCTTCTTGACCGCAATTATGTCAGCAAAATCAGTGATGTTGGCTTGGCTAGACTTGTCCCTCCGTCCACAGCTGACAGTGTTACTCAATATCGAATGACATCTACAGCTGGAACTTTCTGCTATATAGATCCAGAGTATCAGCAAACTGGTATGCTTGGCGTAAAATCTGACATATATTCCCTTGGAATCATATTCTTGCAAATTCTTACCGGCAAATCACCGATGGGTCTTACTCATCACGTTGAAAGAGCTATCGAGAGAGGTACCTTTCCTGAGATGCTGGATCCATCTGTGCCCGACTTGCCAGTTGAAGAAGCTTTGAGCTTAGCTAAATTGGCGCTTAAGTGCTCGGAACTTAGAAGAAAAGACAGGCCAGATCTTGGTAATGTCGTTCTTCCTCAATTGAACAAACTGCGAGAACTAGCGGAAGATTCCATGGCCAACTCAGCGCCATGCAGTGCAAATCCTTCACCCAGTCACAGTCAGGTTTCCATGTCTAAA GAAGACTTAAGTTATCCACCATCTACACAATCAAGCATGGGGAGCTGA
- the LOC142552286 gene encoding U-box domain-containing protein 35-like isoform X2 produces the protein MWPPPVNHGERMPPMPRLFAVAIDRDKSSQIALKWAVENLLVKGQTVILIHVKLKQSVPGLPAPPSFPAPWPNQISDASDEIGDDIQLRELLVPFHVFCMRKDIQCFDVVLDDTDVARAIIEFVKQSTIDVLVLGAGKGSIFRFKAKDIPGNVLKGVPDFCTVYVIHKGKISSTRAASRPAPSVLNPLRNKLIQAHRKSNASEPPVPSNSDSRSSFSGHSRPGSGPPTHSKQNEANFIKSPFAHRKAPTGKAYELSPPETDISFVSSARQSVEMFPSYYEAPEGGPTPPRLSGLSDIDNSGFNSWQIGRKSVDITTPPELFLDSTENDKAIAVQTMEEVEAEMRRLKQELKQTMDMYSTACKEALSAKEKAKELQRWKIEEQKRLEEARLSEEAALALAKKEKDKSKATFEHAEASRRIAELEAQKRINAEMKAIKESEDKSRVLSLLTQSDSMYRKYTIEEIEVATEYFAQSRKIGEGGYGPVYKCYLDHTPAAVKVLRPDATHGRSQFQQEVEILSCIRHPHMVLLLGACPEYGCLVYEYMSNGSLEDRLLRRGNTPPLSWQHRFRIAAEIGTGLLFLHQTKPEPLVHRDLKPANILLDRNYVSKISDVGLARLVPPSTADSVTQYRMTSTAGTFCYIDPEYQQTGMLGVKSDIYSLGIIFLQILTGKSPMGLTHHVERAIERGTFPEMLDPSVPDLPVEEALSLAKLALKCSELRRKDRPDLGNVVLPQLNKLRELAEDSMANSAPCSANPSPSHSQVSMSKEDLSYPPSTQSSMGS, from the exons ATGTGGCCTCCACCAGTTAATCATGGAGAAAGGATGCCTCCGATGCCGAGGTTATTTGCTGTGGCTATAGACAGGGATAAAAGCAGTCAAATTGCCCTCAAATGGGCTGTTGAAAACCTTCTTGTTAAAGGCCAGACTGTGATTTTGATTCATGTTAAGCTGAAACAATCTGTTCCTGGATTGCCTGCACCGCCTTCTTTTCCTGCCCCAT GGCCTAACCAGATTTCTGATGCCAGTGATGAAATTGGAGATGATATACAGTTAAGGGAACTGTTAGTTCCTTTCCACGTCTTTTGTATGCGCAAAGAT ATACAATGCTTTGACGTGGTTCTAGATGACACCGATGTGGCTAGAGCAATCATCGAATTCGTGAAGCAATCAACGATTGATGTGTTGGTTCTCGGTGCTGGGAAAGGCAGCATCTTCAG ATTTAAAGCAAAAGACATTCCGGGAAATGTACTGAAAGGGGTACCAGATTTTTGTACCGTATATGTCATTCACAAGGGGAAGATTTCATCCACACGAGCTGCTTCCCGTCCTGCTCCGTCCGTCCTCAACCCATTACGGAACAAACTAATTCAAGCCCATAGAAAATCAAATGCATCAGAGCCACCAGTGCCATCCAACAGTGATTCACGGA GTTCCTTTTCAGGACACTCTAGGCCAGGATCTGGACCTCCAACACATTCCAAGCAAAACGAGGCAAACTTTATCAA GTCACCATTCGCTCATCGAAAGGCCCCCACTGGAAAAGCATATGAACTATCTCCACCAGAAACTGACATATCCTTTGTCAGTTCTGCAAGGCAGAGTGTTGAGATGTTCCCTTCATATTATGAGGCTCCGGAAGGTGGTCCTACTCCTCCTCGGCTTTCGGGATTATCGGATATAGATAACTCAGGGTTCAATTCATGGCAAATTGGACGAAAGTCGGTGGACATAACAACCCCACcagaattattccttgactCAACTGAAAATGATAAAGCAATCGCAGTACAAACAATG GAGGAAGTTGAAGCTGAAATGAGAAGGTTAAAGCAGGAACTCAAGCAAACGATGGATATGTACAGTACTGCATGCAAGGAAGCACTCTCAGCGAAAGAGAAG GCAAAGGAGCTTCAGCGTTGGAAAATCGAAGAGCAGAAAAGATTAGAAGAGGCGCGATTATCAGAAGAGGCAGCATTGGCTCTTGCAAAAAAAGAGAAGGACAAGTCTAAGGCAACCTTTGAGCATGCTGAAGCATCTCGAAGGATAGCTGAGCTGGAAGCTCAGAAGAGGATCAATGCAGAAATGAAGGCCATAAAAGAATCAGAAGATAAGTCTCGGGTACTTAGCCTTCTGACTCAGTCAGATTCCATGTACAGAAAATACACGATCGAAGAGATTGAAGTTGCTACAGAATATTTCGCACAATCTAGAAAGATCGGAGAAGGAGGGTATGGGCCAGTATACAAGTGTTATTTAGACCACACGCCTGCTGCAGTGAAGGTTCTTCGACCCGATGCTACTCATGGAAGATCACAATTTCAACAAGAG GTTGAAATTTTAAGCTGCATAAGACACCCCCACATGGTCCTACTTCTAGGAGCCTGTCCAGAATATGGTTGCTTAGTTTATGAGTACATGTCCAATGGAAGCTTAGAAGATCGTTTGTTGAGGCGTGGTAACACTCCTCCGCTATCTTGGCAGCATAGGTTTCGAATAGCTGCTGAAATTGGTACCGGCTTGCTCTTCCTCCATCAGACGAAACCAGAGCCACTGGTACATCGTGATCTCAAACCTGCCAATATTCTTCTTGACCGCAATTATGTCAGCAAAATCAGTGATGTTGGCTTGGCTAGACTTGTCCCTCCGTCCACAGCTGACAGTGTTACTCAATATCGAATGACATCTACAGCTGGAACTTTCTGCTATATAGATCCAGAGTATCAGCAAACTGGTATGCTTGGCGTAAAATCTGACATATATTCCCTTGGAATCATATTCTTGCAAATTCTTACCGGCAAATCACCGATGGGTCTTACTCATCACGTTGAAAGAGCTATCGAGAGAGGTACCTTTCCTGAGATGCTGGATCCATCTGTGCCCGACTTGCCAGTTGAAGAAGCTTTGAGCTTAGCTAAATTGGCGCTTAAGTGCTCGGAACTTAGAAGAAAAGACAGGCCAGATCTTGGTAATGTCGTTCTTCCTCAATTGAACAAACTGCGAGAACTAGCGGAAGATTCCATGGCCAACTCAGCGCCATGCAGTGCAAATCCTTCACCCAGTCACAGTCAGGTTTCCATGTCTAAA GAAGACTTAAGTTATCCACCATCTACACAATCAA gcatgGGGAGCTGA
- the LOC142552286 gene encoding U-box domain-containing protein 35-like isoform X3: MWPPPVNHGERMPPMPRLFAVAIDRDKSSQIALKWAVENLLVKGQTVILIHVKLKQSVPGLPAPPSFPAPWPNQISDASDEIGDDIQLRELLVPFHVFCMRKDIQCFDVVLDDTDVARAIIEFVKQSTIDVLVLGAGKGSIFRFKAKDIPGNVLKGVPDFCTVYVIHKGKISSTRAASRPAPSVLNPLRNKLIQAHRKSNASEPPVPSNSDSRSSFSGHSRPGSGPPTHSKQNEANFIKSPFAHRKAPTGKAYELSPPETDISFVSSARQSVEMFPSYYEAPEGGPTPPRLSGLSDIDNSGFNSWQIGRKSVDITTPPELFLDSTENDKAIAVQTMEEVEAEMRRLKQELKQTMDMYSTACKEALSAKEKAKELQRWKIEEQKRLEEARLSEEAALALAKKEKDKSKATFEHAEASRRIAELEAQKRINAEMKAIKESEDKSRVLSLLTQSDSMYRKYTIEEIEVATEYFAQSRKIGEGGYGPVYKCYLDHTPAAVKVLRPDATHGRSQFQQEVEILSCIRHPHMVLLLGACPEYGCLVYEYMSNGSLEDRLLRRGNTPPLSWQHRFRIAAEIGTGLLFLHQTKPEPLVHRDLKPANILLDRNYVSKISDVGLARLVPPSTADSVTQYRMTSTAGTFCYIDPEYQQTGMLGVKSDIYSLGIIFLQILTGKSPMGLTHHVERAIERGTFPEMLDPSVPDLPVEEALSLAKLALKCSELRRKDRPDLGNVVLPQLNKLRELAEDSMANSAPCSANPSPSHSQVSMSKVSLLISLIKKKCMGS; this comes from the exons ATGTGGCCTCCACCAGTTAATCATGGAGAAAGGATGCCTCCGATGCCGAGGTTATTTGCTGTGGCTATAGACAGGGATAAAAGCAGTCAAATTGCCCTCAAATGGGCTGTTGAAAACCTTCTTGTTAAAGGCCAGACTGTGATTTTGATTCATGTTAAGCTGAAACAATCTGTTCCTGGATTGCCTGCACCGCCTTCTTTTCCTGCCCCAT GGCCTAACCAGATTTCTGATGCCAGTGATGAAATTGGAGATGATATACAGTTAAGGGAACTGTTAGTTCCTTTCCACGTCTTTTGTATGCGCAAAGAT ATACAATGCTTTGACGTGGTTCTAGATGACACCGATGTGGCTAGAGCAATCATCGAATTCGTGAAGCAATCAACGATTGATGTGTTGGTTCTCGGTGCTGGGAAAGGCAGCATCTTCAG ATTTAAAGCAAAAGACATTCCGGGAAATGTACTGAAAGGGGTACCAGATTTTTGTACCGTATATGTCATTCACAAGGGGAAGATTTCATCCACACGAGCTGCTTCCCGTCCTGCTCCGTCCGTCCTCAACCCATTACGGAACAAACTAATTCAAGCCCATAGAAAATCAAATGCATCAGAGCCACCAGTGCCATCCAACAGTGATTCACGGA GTTCCTTTTCAGGACACTCTAGGCCAGGATCTGGACCTCCAACACATTCCAAGCAAAACGAGGCAAACTTTATCAA GTCACCATTCGCTCATCGAAAGGCCCCCACTGGAAAAGCATATGAACTATCTCCACCAGAAACTGACATATCCTTTGTCAGTTCTGCAAGGCAGAGTGTTGAGATGTTCCCTTCATATTATGAGGCTCCGGAAGGTGGTCCTACTCCTCCTCGGCTTTCGGGATTATCGGATATAGATAACTCAGGGTTCAATTCATGGCAAATTGGACGAAAGTCGGTGGACATAACAACCCCACcagaattattccttgactCAACTGAAAATGATAAAGCAATCGCAGTACAAACAATG GAGGAAGTTGAAGCTGAAATGAGAAGGTTAAAGCAGGAACTCAAGCAAACGATGGATATGTACAGTACTGCATGCAAGGAAGCACTCTCAGCGAAAGAGAAG GCAAAGGAGCTTCAGCGTTGGAAAATCGAAGAGCAGAAAAGATTAGAAGAGGCGCGATTATCAGAAGAGGCAGCATTGGCTCTTGCAAAAAAAGAGAAGGACAAGTCTAAGGCAACCTTTGAGCATGCTGAAGCATCTCGAAGGATAGCTGAGCTGGAAGCTCAGAAGAGGATCAATGCAGAAATGAAGGCCATAAAAGAATCAGAAGATAAGTCTCGGGTACTTAGCCTTCTGACTCAGTCAGATTCCATGTACAGAAAATACACGATCGAAGAGATTGAAGTTGCTACAGAATATTTCGCACAATCTAGAAAGATCGGAGAAGGAGGGTATGGGCCAGTATACAAGTGTTATTTAGACCACACGCCTGCTGCAGTGAAGGTTCTTCGACCCGATGCTACTCATGGAAGATCACAATTTCAACAAGAG GTTGAAATTTTAAGCTGCATAAGACACCCCCACATGGTCCTACTTCTAGGAGCCTGTCCAGAATATGGTTGCTTAGTTTATGAGTACATGTCCAATGGAAGCTTAGAAGATCGTTTGTTGAGGCGTGGTAACACTCCTCCGCTATCTTGGCAGCATAGGTTTCGAATAGCTGCTGAAATTGGTACCGGCTTGCTCTTCCTCCATCAGACGAAACCAGAGCCACTGGTACATCGTGATCTCAAACCTGCCAATATTCTTCTTGACCGCAATTATGTCAGCAAAATCAGTGATGTTGGCTTGGCTAGACTTGTCCCTCCGTCCACAGCTGACAGTGTTACTCAATATCGAATGACATCTACAGCTGGAACTTTCTGCTATATAGATCCAGAGTATCAGCAAACTGGTATGCTTGGCGTAAAATCTGACATATATTCCCTTGGAATCATATTCTTGCAAATTCTTACCGGCAAATCACCGATGGGTCTTACTCATCACGTTGAAAGAGCTATCGAGAGAGGTACCTTTCCTGAGATGCTGGATCCATCTGTGCCCGACTTGCCAGTTGAAGAAGCTTTGAGCTTAGCTAAATTGGCGCTTAAGTGCTCGGAACTTAGAAGAAAAGACAGGCCAGATCTTGGTAATGTCGTTCTTCCTCAATTGAACAAACTGCGAGAACTAGCGGAAGATTCCATGGCCAACTCAGCGCCATGCAGTGCAAATCCTTCACCCAGTCACAGTCAGGTTTCCATGTCTAAAGTAAGTCTGT TAatttcattaataaaaaaaaaatgcatgGGGAGCTGA
- the LOC142552287 gene encoding putative pentatricopeptide repeat-containing protein At1g10330: protein MLKVNLFSPESLLHLLRRFNKCSNQVKQIQSLLITNGHLMISDRWINTLLYNSLIRTYLNLSQPHTSLLLFIHMLQHQAPPNDHTFPSVLKATVFLKNSSFASSIGCSYHAQCVERGLLHNHFVQASFLSLFSEFGDMSSACRMFDEMPRPCIVSYNAMLAAFGKSGDMGLVVSMFLNMPERDIYSWTSVINAYMRKGRFREAIAFFSKMMVDGYVICGLLRPNEATFVSILSACANLDDARALCLGKQVHGYLYRNTESSVFLGTALISFYGKTGCLNYAIKIFDWMTIKEACTWNAIICSMASNGREKQALRMFEAMKDSALCPNEVTFVGVLSACARTKLVDLGLEMFRSMTRDFAIIPNMEHYGCVVDLLGRAGLLKEAYEFVRSMPFEADASVWGALLSACRVYGAVELGNKVGKRVLELEPQCCGRYVVLSSIFAGANRWDDAAVLRQVMVDAGIQKVPAFSMGTK, encoded by the coding sequence ATGCTTAAGGTGAACTTATTTTCACCTGAGTCTTTGCTCCATCTTCTTAGACGCTTCAACAAATGTTCAAACCAAGTTAAACAAATCCAATCCCTCTTGATTACCAATGGTCACCTAATGATATCAGACCGATGGATTAATACTCTTCTTTACAACAGTCTCATCAGAACCTACCTCAATCTTTCTCAACCACACACTTCTCTCCTTCTGTTCATCCACATGCTTCAGCATCAAGCCCCTCCCAATGATCACACATTTCCTTCTGTTCTCAAAGCCACAGTTTTTCTCAAAAATTCGTCTTTTGCTTCATCAATCGGCTGCTCCTATCACGCACAATGTGTCGAAAGAGGATTATTACACAACCATTTTGTTCAAGCATCTTTTCTTTCTCTTTTCTCAGAGTTCGGAGATATGAGCAGTGCCTGTAGGATGTTTGATGAGATGCCTCGACCATGTATTGTTTCTTATAATGCAATGCTTGCTGCATTTGGGAAGAGTGGGGACATGGGACTGGTGGTTTCAATGTTCTTGAACATGCCCGAGAGAGATATATATTCATGGACAAGTGTGATCAATGCATACATGAGAAAAGGGCGTTTTAGGGAAGCAATTGCTTTTTTTAGCAAAATGATGGTGGATGGGTACGTAATTTGTGGTCTTTTACGGCCAAATGAGGCTACCTTTGTAAGCATCCTCTCTGCTTGTGCGAATTTGGATGATGCTCGTGCATTATGTTTAGGGAAGCAGGTTCATGGATACTTGTATCGGAATACGGAGTCGAGTGTTTTCCTTGGAACAGCATTGATATCTTTTTATGGGAAAACAGGCTGTTTAAATTATGCTATCAAAATTTTTGATTGGATGACTATAAAAGAGGCATGTACTTGGAATGCGATTATTTGTTCTATGGCTTCAAATGGCAGGGAAAAACAAGCCTTACGTATGTTTGAGGCAATGAAAGATTCAGCATTATGCCCAAATGAAGTTACTTTTGTTGGAGTCCTTTCAGCCTGTGCTCGAACAAAGCTCGTGGACTTGGGTCTGGAAATGTTTCGTTCTATGACACGTGATTTCGCTATTATCCCGAATATGGAACACTATGGATGTGTGGTGGATCTTTTGGGTAGAGCCGGGCTTTTAAAGGAGGCATACGAGTTTGTGAGAAGCATGCCTTTTGAGGCTGATGCGTCTGTCTGGGGAGCACTTTTGAGTGCTTGTCGAGTTTATGGGGCTGTTGAGTTGGGAAACAAAGTAGGGAAACGAGTTCTTGAGTTGGAACCGCAGTGTTGTGGACGATATGTTGTGTTGTCAAGTATATTTGCTGGGGCTAATAGATGGGACGATGCTGCTGTGTTGAGGCAAGTAATGGTGGATGCTGGAATTCAGAAAGTTCCAGCTTTTAGTATGGGGACAAAGTAA
- the LOC142552286 gene encoding U-box domain-containing protein 35-like isoform X4, whose translation MWPPPVNHGERMPPMPRLFAVAIDRDKSSQIALKWAVENLLVKGQTVILIHVKLKQSVPGLPAPPSFPAPWPNQISDASDEIGDDIQLRELLVPFHVFCMRKDIQCFDVVLDDTDVARAIIEFVKQSTIDVLVLGAGKGSIFRFKAKDIPGNVLKGVPDFCTVYVIHKGKISSTRAASRPAPSVLNPLRNKLIQAHRKSNASEPPVPSNSDSRRHSRPGSGPPTHSKQNEANFIKSPFAHRKAPTGKAYELSPPETDISFVSSARQSVEMFPSYYEAPEGGPTPPRLSGLSDIDNSGFNSWQIGRKSVDITTPPELFLDSTENDKAIAVQTMEEVEAEMRRLKQELKQTMDMYSTACKEALSAKEKAKELQRWKIEEQKRLEEARLSEEAALALAKKEKDKSKATFEHAEASRRIAELEAQKRINAEMKAIKESEDKSRVLSLLTQSDSMYRKYTIEEIEVATEYFAQSRKIGEGGYGPVYKCYLDHTPAAVKVLRPDATHGRSQFQQEVEILSCIRHPHMVLLLGACPEYGCLVYEYMSNGSLEDRLLRRGNTPPLSWQHRFRIAAEIGTGLLFLHQTKPEPLVHRDLKPANILLDRNYVSKISDVGLARLVPPSTADSVTQYRMTSTAGTFCYIDPEYQQTGMLGVKSDIYSLGIIFLQILTGKSPMGLTHHVERAIERGTFPEMLDPSVPDLPVEEALSLAKLALKCSELRRKDRPDLGNVVLPQLNKLRELAEDSMANSAPCSANPSPSHSQVSMSKEDLSYPPSTQSSMGS comes from the exons ATGTGGCCTCCACCAGTTAATCATGGAGAAAGGATGCCTCCGATGCCGAGGTTATTTGCTGTGGCTATAGACAGGGATAAAAGCAGTCAAATTGCCCTCAAATGGGCTGTTGAAAACCTTCTTGTTAAAGGCCAGACTGTGATTTTGATTCATGTTAAGCTGAAACAATCTGTTCCTGGATTGCCTGCACCGCCTTCTTTTCCTGCCCCAT GGCCTAACCAGATTTCTGATGCCAGTGATGAAATTGGAGATGATATACAGTTAAGGGAACTGTTAGTTCCTTTCCACGTCTTTTGTATGCGCAAAGAT ATACAATGCTTTGACGTGGTTCTAGATGACACCGATGTGGCTAGAGCAATCATCGAATTCGTGAAGCAATCAACGATTGATGTGTTGGTTCTCGGTGCTGGGAAAGGCAGCATCTTCAG ATTTAAAGCAAAAGACATTCCGGGAAATGTACTGAAAGGGGTACCAGATTTTTGTACCGTATATGTCATTCACAAGGGGAAGATTTCATCCACACGAGCTGCTTCCCGTCCTGCTCCGTCCGTCCTCAACCCATTACGGAACAAACTAATTCAAGCCCATAGAAAATCAAATGCATCAGAGCCACCAGTGCCATCCAACAGTGATTCACGGA GACACTCTAGGCCAGGATCTGGACCTCCAACACATTCCAAGCAAAACGAGGCAAACTTTATCAA GTCACCATTCGCTCATCGAAAGGCCCCCACTGGAAAAGCATATGAACTATCTCCACCAGAAACTGACATATCCTTTGTCAGTTCTGCAAGGCAGAGTGTTGAGATGTTCCCTTCATATTATGAGGCTCCGGAAGGTGGTCCTACTCCTCCTCGGCTTTCGGGATTATCGGATATAGATAACTCAGGGTTCAATTCATGGCAAATTGGACGAAAGTCGGTGGACATAACAACCCCACcagaattattccttgactCAACTGAAAATGATAAAGCAATCGCAGTACAAACAATG GAGGAAGTTGAAGCTGAAATGAGAAGGTTAAAGCAGGAACTCAAGCAAACGATGGATATGTACAGTACTGCATGCAAGGAAGCACTCTCAGCGAAAGAGAAG GCAAAGGAGCTTCAGCGTTGGAAAATCGAAGAGCAGAAAAGATTAGAAGAGGCGCGATTATCAGAAGAGGCAGCATTGGCTCTTGCAAAAAAAGAGAAGGACAAGTCTAAGGCAACCTTTGAGCATGCTGAAGCATCTCGAAGGATAGCTGAGCTGGAAGCTCAGAAGAGGATCAATGCAGAAATGAAGGCCATAAAAGAATCAGAAGATAAGTCTCGGGTACTTAGCCTTCTGACTCAGTCAGATTCCATGTACAGAAAATACACGATCGAAGAGATTGAAGTTGCTACAGAATATTTCGCACAATCTAGAAAGATCGGAGAAGGAGGGTATGGGCCAGTATACAAGTGTTATTTAGACCACACGCCTGCTGCAGTGAAGGTTCTTCGACCCGATGCTACTCATGGAAGATCACAATTTCAACAAGAG GTTGAAATTTTAAGCTGCATAAGACACCCCCACATGGTCCTACTTCTAGGAGCCTGTCCAGAATATGGTTGCTTAGTTTATGAGTACATGTCCAATGGAAGCTTAGAAGATCGTTTGTTGAGGCGTGGTAACACTCCTCCGCTATCTTGGCAGCATAGGTTTCGAATAGCTGCTGAAATTGGTACCGGCTTGCTCTTCCTCCATCAGACGAAACCAGAGCCACTGGTACATCGTGATCTCAAACCTGCCAATATTCTTCTTGACCGCAATTATGTCAGCAAAATCAGTGATGTTGGCTTGGCTAGACTTGTCCCTCCGTCCACAGCTGACAGTGTTACTCAATATCGAATGACATCTACAGCTGGAACTTTCTGCTATATAGATCCAGAGTATCAGCAAACTGGTATGCTTGGCGTAAAATCTGACATATATTCCCTTGGAATCATATTCTTGCAAATTCTTACCGGCAAATCACCGATGGGTCTTACTCATCACGTTGAAAGAGCTATCGAGAGAGGTACCTTTCCTGAGATGCTGGATCCATCTGTGCCCGACTTGCCAGTTGAAGAAGCTTTGAGCTTAGCTAAATTGGCGCTTAAGTGCTCGGAACTTAGAAGAAAAGACAGGCCAGATCTTGGTAATGTCGTTCTTCCTCAATTGAACAAACTGCGAGAACTAGCGGAAGATTCCATGGCCAACTCAGCGCCATGCAGTGCAAATCCTTCACCCAGTCACAGTCAGGTTTCCATGTCTAAA GAAGACTTAAGTTATCCACCATCTACACAATCAAGCATGGGGAGCTGA